Sequence from the Paenibacillus riograndensis SBR5 genome:
CCTTTTTCTACAGTTGTGGTCGACGGGTCCGGTTCAACTTCCGAGAACACTTCGATCGCTACTGGAGTCTGGCGTTGACGCAGGTAGTGCTCAACTCTTTCTACATAACCCAGTTTAACCATCATTGGGTCAGTGATAATAGCTACGCGTGTGATATCAGGCATTTTGGCCAGGTACTGAGTGGCACCTTTTTCGAAGTAGATCTTGTCAGGTACTTTAAACCATTGCATATTCACGGTACGACGGTTCACCCTTTTCACGTTGATCAGATTGACAGCAGTTACGTTCTGCGATACAGAGTTGCGGCCGTAAGATCCGCAGCCCAGAGTCAGTGAAGGGATATTCGTATTGTAGATATCGCCGATTGCGCCATGTGTGGAAGGCGAGTTGACGAGAATACGTCCGGTCTGCAGACGGTTCGAGAACTTCATGATCACTTCTTCGTTATGGGAGTGGATGGCCGAGCTGTGGCCCATACCGCCAAATTCAACAACCTGTGCCGCACGTTCGATACCCTGGTCAGCATTTTTAACTTTGTAGCAAGCCAGAACCGGGCTCAATTTTTCTGCGGACAGCGGATATTTGGTGCCTACGCCTTCAAGCTCTGCTACCAGAATCTTAGTGCCGGCAGGAACCTGAATTCCGCACATTTCAGCGATTTTCACTGCGGATTGACCTACAATTGCAGGGTTTACTGCGCATTTTTCCACGTTCATTGCGCCGCTTGTCAGTTTGGCAGCTTCTTCTTTATTTACAAAGTAGCAGCCGTTGGCAATCATTTTCTTCTTCACTTGGTCGAAGATCGCTTCTTCAATGATAACTGCCTGCTCGGAAGCGCAGATCATACCATTGTCGAATGTTTTGGAAAGGATGATGTCCGTTACGGCCTGATCGATATCGGCGCTCTTCTCAATGAAGGCAGGCACGTTACCAGGGCCTACGCCAAGAGCCGGTTTACCGCAGCTGTAAGCTGCCTTAACCATTGCCGAACCGCCTGTTGCCAGGATCAGCGCAACGTCCGGGTTGTTCATAAGCGCGTTTGTTTTGTCCATCGTAGGCAGCTCGATCCACTGGATGCAGTTCTCAGGAGCGCCGGCTTTTACGGCTGCGTCATGGAGAATTTTGGCTGCTGCGGCACTACACTCTTGCGCAGATGGATGGAAACCGAATATAATAGGATTACGTGTCTTAGCGGCGATCAGTGCCTTAAACATCGTGGTGGATGTTGGATTGGTTACCGGTGTGATACCCATTACGATTCCGACCGGTTCGGCAATTTTTTGGAAACTGTCATATTGATTGTCTTCTACTACGCCTACTGTCTTGTCATACTTAATGCCGTGCCAGATATATTCTGTTGCGAAGATGTTCTTCGTGATTTTGTCTTCATAAACGCCGCGGCCTGTTTCTTCTACGGCGAGCTTTGCCAGGTACATGTGCTTGTCGAGTCCTGCCAGAGCCATTGCATGAACGATTGTGTTAACCTGCTCTTGATCCAGCTGCATGTAAGCTTCTTGAGCTTTCTTTGCTTTATCCACCAAAGTCTGAATATACTCTTCAGCAGTGGTTTGTTTCACTTGGGCGGCGACTTCGTTCTTAACTGCCATCTCCCTCGTCCTCCTGTCAATTTTTAGGTTGTTTTTCTCTACACATTCATCTTATCACATCGCATCAGGGTTGTATAGTGAAATCTTTCACAAAGTATAAAGTTTTTTTTGATTTGTTTTCAAAGCGCTTTCATTCGCTCTTAATCAGGATTATGTTCCATTTTATGTATGTTTTCTCCGTTATTTTTGTCTTTTTTGCAAACGTGAATTTTTTCACTTGACATATTTCCCCTTCAAATAGCTTTTTCGTCTTTGAATACACGCCCACTGCGATGTCCCCGAATCCCTGTCTAAAATGGAAAAAGACCGGAAATTTCCCCGGCCTTCTTCTCAACTATTTGGTTATCTTCACGGACTGCTCTTTCTCCGCACTACTCAACCTTAATCGTATCAAAGAACTTTTCCTGTACGGTTTTAGCTGCGGCGTCAAGCTGGGCTTTGGAGTCCGTGCCTTTTTTGGAGAAAAGCTCCTGAATCACATTGGACATCGTTGCATAGTAATCCTGTGTGTTGTATTGCGCCTCCGGCTTGCCATCCAGCAGCCCCATAATATCCGGGTTGTATTGATAGACAATATCGTACTTGTCATAAATAGCTTTGGTTTTCTTGCCAAAATCAGAATCGGCGGCATAGTAGTCCAGAAGCGGCGGGATGAAGTATTTGCCGTCCGCTTTGCGCTGCTGCAGAATCGCATCCAATGCTTCCAGCCCTTTGTCGGAGAAGTAGTCAAAAGTGATATAGCGGAAAGCCATCTCCTGCTCGTCCGGGGTGGCATTCGGGTTGATGACCAGATAGTCGCCGCCGAGTACGCCCGTGTGCTTGCCGCCCTTTTCCGCAGCGGGCATTGGATAAGTGAGCACATCCTCCGGTTTCAAGCCGCCCTGGTTCAGGGCTTGCTCGATCACACCGTCGGAACCGGCCATGACCATCGCTGTGCGTCCTTGCTGGAACGCGCCTACAGCGTCGCCCCAGCCCAGTGCCCAGTCCTGAGGAATGGCATTGGCTTCCCATCTCAGCTTCTTATAGAAATCCAGCGCCTTCACACCTGCCTCGGAGTTAAAGGTTGCTACCACTTTGCCGCCGTCAACCTTCTGGATCTCCCCGCCGGCTTCGAACAGGAAGTTGGTCCAGTTCCAGCCCGCTTCATTGCCTTTGCCCATCGGGGCGATACCGGAGATGCCTTTTTTGGCGTCAGCCGCTCCTTTGGCGGTGTTCAGCATATCCTCCCAGGTCCAGTCCATGGGCGGAACAGCTACACCTTTGTCATCCAGCATTTTTTTATTAAGCATCGTTGTGGTGACATAACCTTTTTGGGTGATGCCATACACCTTGCCGTCAATGATGAACTGGTTTTGCAGGACGGGATTGATCTGGTCCTTGTACTCATATTTGTTCCACAGACCGGTGATGTCCGCCACCCAGCCCTTTTCGACGAGGAATTTCGCTTCCGTGGCATACGTATTGAAGAAGGTCGGGGCTTCATTGGCAGCCATTTTCACACCGATTTCACTAACGTTGTACTGCCAGTCGTCTTTGACAATCTCCACATTCGGGTACTCTGCCTGGAAACGCTTGATCTTATCATCTTCCTGCGCCCGCACTTCCGTCAGGTCCGGTGTAGGATAATGGATCTTAATGGTGACCTTGCGGTCTTTAATATCATCTGCCGGCGCATTGGTGGCTGCACTGTTGTCTGCCGCTTTGTCCGTGGCGGCCGGTGATGCTTCTCCCCCCTCTGTTCCCTTGGCGCTATTGTTGTTATTGTTGCCGCTGCACGCGGATAACAACGATCCTGTCACCAGGAGACAGGCTAGGACGCTGGAAAATTTACGCATTGAAACTCCCCTTTTCCATTCATAGTTAGCTTACAGATTTATCTTAAGAGAGAACCCGTGTCCGCACGAGGTGCATTTATATTCCTTTCATGTGCAGGTTTACGGTCTGTGGTTCAAACGCACACCCC
This genomic interval carries:
- the adhE gene encoding bifunctional acetaldehyde-CoA/alcohol dehydrogenase codes for the protein MAVKNEVAAQVKQTTAEEYIQTLVDKAKKAQEAYMQLDQEQVNTIVHAMALAGLDKHMYLAKLAVEETGRGVYEDKITKNIFATEYIWHGIKYDKTVGVVEDNQYDSFQKIAEPVGIVMGITPVTNPTSTTMFKALIAAKTRNPIIFGFHPSAQECSAAAAKILHDAAVKAGAPENCIQWIELPTMDKTNALMNNPDVALILATGGSAMVKAAYSCGKPALGVGPGNVPAFIEKSADIDQAVTDIILSKTFDNGMICASEQAVIIEEAIFDQVKKKMIANGCYFVNKEEAAKLTSGAMNVEKCAVNPAIVGQSAVKIAEMCGIQVPAGTKILVAELEGVGTKYPLSAEKLSPVLACYKVKNADQGIERAAQVVEFGGMGHSSAIHSHNEEVIMKFSNRLQTGRILVNSPSTHGAIGDIYNTNIPSLTLGCGSYGRNSVSQNVTAVNLINVKRVNRRTVNMQWFKVPDKIYFEKGATQYLAKMPDITRVAIITDPMMVKLGYVERVEHYLRQRQTPVAIEVFSEVEPDPSTTTVEKGTAMMNRFQPDCIIALGGGSPMDAAKGMWLFYEHPDADFNGLKQKFMDIRKRVYKFPKLGNKAKFVAIPTTSGTGSEVTSFAVITDKTTANNTKYPLADYELTPDVAIIDPEFVYSLPKTAVADTGMDVLTHAIEAYVSVMASDYTDGLAIKAIQLVFQYLEKSALQGDKLAREKMHNASTLAGMAFANAFLGINHSLAHKWGGQYHTAHGRTNAILMPHVIRYNAKKPTKFASFPKYSHFVADERYAEIARILGLPARTTEEGVTSLINAIRDMNKKLGIEESFQALGFDPKDFESRVDYLADRAFEDQCTTANPKLPLVSELADVYRNAFYGRFDN
- a CDS encoding ABC transporter substrate-binding protein, coding for MRKFSSVLACLLVTGSLLSACSGNNNNNSAKGTEGGEASPAATDKAADNSAATNAPADDIKDRKVTIKIHYPTPDLTEVRAQEDDKIKRFQAEYPNVEIVKDDWQYNVSEIGVKMAANEAPTFFNTYATEAKFLVEKGWVADITGLWNKYEYKDQINPVLQNQFIIDGKVYGITQKGYVTTTMLNKKMLDDKGVAVPPMDWTWEDMLNTAKGAADAKKGISGIAPMGKGNEAGWNWTNFLFEAGGEIQKVDGGKVVATFNSEAGVKALDFYKKLRWEANAIPQDWALGWGDAVGAFQQGRTAMVMAGSDGVIEQALNQGGLKPEDVLTYPMPAAEKGGKHTGVLGGDYLVINPNATPDEQEMAFRYITFDYFSDKGLEALDAILQQRKADGKYFIPPLLDYYAADSDFGKKTKAIYDKYDIVYQYNPDIMGLLDGKPEAQYNTQDYYATMSNVIQELFSKKGTDSKAQLDAAAKTVQEKFFDTIKVE